A window of the Streptomyces sp. NBC_01351 genome harbors these coding sequences:
- a CDS encoding GAF domain-containing protein, giving the protein MDAREAARLLKGVRAAALAGDRPPAAPRPEIAESWRRMMAGGVHPDRDARSRMLSAAETEERRHVSPLREILPVLREGLLPALDEALHIMVVADADGRLLWREGHSSILRKADRLGFAVGADWDEAVVGTNGVGTALVNRRPVQVFSAEHFVSSHHDWTCAGAPVRDPRDGRLLGVVDVSGPLATMHPATLSWVSSVARLAERELRIRHLESLEQLRTVAAPLLARLPGRALAVDANGWTAAVTGLVPTERIPLPKGFGPGRVWVPQLGDCTVEPLPGGWLLRIAQDRTSTAVTRVVLDLSRAGACSATVYGAAGSWAQELSPRHAELLFLLAESPRGRSAAELSAELFGDPTRTVTVRAEMSRVRRYLAGVLTHRPYRFAQDVEVELIRPQDPAALLPHSTAPAVIRARLGRSGPGVVP; this is encoded by the coding sequence ATGGATGCGCGGGAGGCCGCGCGTCTGCTCAAGGGCGTGCGGGCGGCCGCGCTGGCCGGGGACCGGCCGCCGGCCGCGCCCAGACCGGAGATCGCGGAGTCCTGGCGCCGGATGATGGCCGGCGGGGTGCATCCGGACCGGGACGCGCGCTCGCGGATGCTCTCGGCCGCCGAGACCGAGGAGCGGCGGCACGTCTCGCCGCTGCGGGAGATCCTGCCGGTGCTCCGGGAGGGGCTGTTGCCGGCCCTTGACGAGGCCCTGCACATCATGGTCGTCGCCGACGCGGACGGGCGGCTGCTGTGGCGGGAGGGCCACTCCTCGATCCTGCGCAAGGCCGACCGGCTCGGCTTCGCGGTGGGCGCCGACTGGGACGAGGCCGTGGTCGGCACCAACGGGGTGGGCACGGCGCTCGTGAACCGCCGGCCCGTCCAGGTGTTCTCGGCGGAGCACTTCGTCTCCAGCCACCACGACTGGACCTGCGCGGGCGCACCCGTACGGGACCCGCGCGACGGACGCCTGCTGGGCGTGGTCGACGTCAGCGGGCCGCTGGCCACCATGCACCCGGCGACCCTGTCGTGGGTGAGCTCGGTGGCCCGGCTCGCGGAGCGGGAGCTGCGGATCCGGCACCTGGAGTCGCTGGAGCAGTTGCGTACGGTCGCGGCCCCGCTGCTGGCCCGGCTGCCGGGGCGGGCGCTCGCCGTGGACGCGAACGGCTGGACGGCCGCCGTCACGGGCCTGGTGCCCACCGAGCGGATCCCGCTGCCGAAGGGCTTCGGGCCGGGCCGGGTGTGGGTGCCGCAGCTCGGCGACTGCACGGTGGAGCCGCTGCCGGGCGGCTGGCTGCTGCGGATCGCACAGGACCGTACGAGCACGGCCGTCACGAGGGTGGTCCTCGACCTCAGCCGGGCCGGGGCCTGCTCGGCGACGGTGTACGGGGCCGCCGGAAGCTGGGCGCAGGAGCTCAGCCCGCGCCACGCGGAGCTGCTGTTCCTGCTGGCGGAGAGCCCGCGCGGGCGCTCCGCGGCGGAGCTGTCGGCGGAGCTGTTCGGGGATCCGACGCGCACGGTGACGGTCCGGGCGGAGATGTCCCGCGTACGCCGCTACCTCGCGGGCGTGCTGACCCACCGGCCGTACCGGTTCGCGCAGGACGTGGAGGTGGAACTGATCCGCCCGCAGGACCCGGCCGCGCTGCTCCCGCACTCCACCGCGCCCGCGGTGATCAGGGCCCGCCTGGGCCGGAGCGGCCCCGGCGTGGTTCCCTGA
- a CDS encoding acyl-CoA dehydrogenase family protein, which produces MAATTHTVTNQAPPLVGHDVYGGDRALTEGVERHLASAEPELLGEAREELTALGRAAGSAQAQEWGVQANENPPKLRTHDRYGNRIDEVEFHPAWHRLLGHAVTSGLTDAWGRPAGHLRRAAGFFVWSQAEAGHGCPISMTHAAVPALRTDPELAAEWEPRLTSHVYEEGLRPPAQKGGVLFGMGMTEKQGGSDVRANTTRATALDASGEYLLTGHKWFCSAPMSDGFLVLAQAAPSGKDSLTCFLVPRVLPDGTRNVFAIQRLKDKLGNKSNASSEVEFDGTWARRVGEEGRGVRTIIEMVAATRLDCVIGSASLMRQALTQAVHHTEHRSAFGAPLIKQPLMRNVLADLALESEAATTLTLRLAAAYDAGTEQEKAFLRLAVPVAKYWVTKRCTPMVAEALECLGGNGYVEESGLPRLLRESPLNSIWEGSGNVQALDVLRALQREPQALGAFLQEVGLARGADHRLDSAIKDLLTELADLEGIEARARRVVERMALVLQGSLLVRWAPPEVADAFCASRLGGDWGAAFGTLPHSLDLGAVVERARIAG; this is translated from the coding sequence ATGGCAGCCACCACCCACACAGTCACCAATCAGGCCCCGCCCCTCGTGGGCCACGACGTCTACGGCGGCGACCGGGCCCTCACCGAGGGCGTCGAGCGTCACCTCGCCTCCGCGGAGCCCGAACTCCTCGGCGAGGCAAGGGAAGAGCTCACCGCGCTCGGGCGGGCCGCCGGTTCGGCGCAGGCCCAGGAGTGGGGTGTCCAGGCGAACGAGAATCCGCCGAAGCTCCGCACACACGACCGGTACGGGAACCGGATCGACGAGGTGGAGTTCCACCCGGCATGGCACCGGCTCCTCGGGCACGCCGTGACCTCGGGGCTGACCGATGCCTGGGGGCGCCCGGCCGGGCATCTGCGCCGCGCCGCCGGGTTCTTCGTGTGGTCGCAGGCCGAGGCGGGGCACGGCTGCCCGATCTCGATGACGCACGCCGCCGTGCCGGCGCTGCGGACCGACCCGGAGCTGGCCGCGGAATGGGAGCCGCGGCTGACCTCGCACGTGTACGAGGAGGGGCTGCGGCCGCCCGCGCAGAAGGGCGGGGTGCTCTTCGGCATGGGGATGACGGAGAAGCAGGGCGGCAGCGACGTACGGGCGAACACGACGAGGGCGACGGCGCTGGACGCGTCCGGCGAGTACCTGCTGACCGGGCACAAGTGGTTCTGTTCGGCGCCGATGTCCGACGGGTTCCTGGTGCTGGCGCAGGCGGCCCCCTCCGGGAAGGACAGCCTGACCTGCTTCTTGGTGCCGCGGGTGCTGCCGGACGGCACGCGCAACGTGTTCGCGATCCAGCGGCTGAAGGACAAGCTGGGCAACAAGTCGAACGCGTCGAGCGAGGTGGAGTTCGACGGGACCTGGGCGCGGCGGGTGGGCGAGGAGGGCCGGGGGGTGCGGACCATCATCGAGATGGTCGCGGCGACCCGGCTGGACTGTGTGATCGGCTCGGCCTCGCTGATGCGGCAGGCGCTGACGCAGGCCGTTCACCATACGGAGCACCGCTCCGCTTTCGGAGCGCCGCTCATCAAGCAGCCTCTGATGCGCAACGTGCTCGCCGACCTCGCCCTGGAGTCGGAGGCGGCCACCACCCTGACCCTGCGGCTCGCGGCGGCCTACGACGCGGGCACCGAGCAGGAGAAGGCCTTCCTGCGCCTCGCCGTGCCCGTGGCGAAGTACTGGGTGACCAAGCGCTGTACGCCGATGGTGGCGGAGGCCCTGGAGTGTCTGGGCGGCAACGGCTACGTCGAGGAGTCCGGGCTGCCGAGACTGCTGCGCGAATCCCCGCTGAACTCCATCTGGGAGGGCTCGGGCAACGTCCAGGCCCTCGACGTGCTCCGCGCCCTCCAGCGCGAGCCGCAGGCGCTCGGCGCCTTCCTCCAGGAGGTCGGCCTGGCCCGGGGCGCCGATCACCGGCTGGATTCGGCCATCAAGGACCTGCTGACGGAGCTCGCCGACCTGGAGGGCATCGAGGCGCGGGCCCGCCGGGTGGTGGAGCGCATGGCGCTCGTGCTGCAGGGTTCGCTGCTGGTTCGGTGGGCTCCGCCCGAGGTGGCGGACGCGTTCTGCGCCTCGCGCCTGGGCGGCGACTGGGGCGCGGCCTTCGGCACGCTCCCCCACAGCCTCGACCTCGGCGCGGTCGTGGAACGGGCGCGGATCGCGGGCTAG